The window GTCATGGCTAACACTAGAACATAATCTTTATCTTGATTACATTTCTTTGCAGCTGCGGTTGGTCTCTCGTTTCTTCAGTTCACAAACATGAACAGCATGAGAAACTTAACGATCACTGGTCTTTCGCTCTTTCTTGGAATCTCGATACCTCAGTTCTTTGTTCATTACTGGGACGCTAGACATTACGGGCTAGTTCATACAGACGCGGGATGGTTCAACGCCTTCTTGAACACGGTGTTCATGTCTCCAGCTACTGTTGGTCTGATCATTGCGGTTTTTATGGATAATACAGTTGAAGTGGAGATGTCGAAGAAAGACAGAGGGATGCCTTGGTGGGTCAAGTTTAGGAACTTTCGAGGAGATAACCGTAATGAAGAGTTCTACAATTTGCCCTTTAACCTCAACAGATTCTTCCCTCCTACTTAGTATAAATTATATTGACATGCTTTCATGAGGAAACAGAGGCTGCTGCTTTTTAGATTCTGattattattcttttctttGGGTGGTGGTTTTTCCAATTGATGACCTCCATTATTGAAGTAGTTTGTTTGCTTTAGGATTCAGTCTCTTCTTTCTGTAGATTTTAATAAGATGATTAGAATTATttcttttttgggttttgggtgAATGGAATCAATTCTTGCACAAGCTTTTTCAGTTTACTTTATTAATTGAGGTCAATCAATATGCTCGAATAGATTTTAGGGCAACATTATTGGTTCTACTTAATTTTGTCCTTAGAAtaaaatagtattattttttagttaggGACAAATGCATAAGgacttttttaattttgttgatTATTGGTAGGACAAAAAAAGTCCTtagcatattttatattatttattttaatgtgtgattagatataaaagatacattttaaataaaacataaaagagaagtttaacattaaattaaaaaaaaattacaacaaacattttattaaattcaaaaacttaaaaattacaTGTTATTTGGAAGATGCCCAAATTTAGtccaaatattttcaatcaaatcattttttaaattatgatgGGCTTGTCTATTGCGAACGTTTGTTCGACGATCCATTGTATTACCGAGTGGCGAAGGCATATTGACGGAAAATCTTTCCTCTTCACTTTCTTCATATCCAGGAACCACATATTGTGTCCTTTCTGCCCGTTCATCctcgacaatcatattatggaggatgatacatgctctcataatattTCCTATTTTGTGTTTATCCCATAAATTAGATGGATTTCTGACGAATGCAAATCTAGCTTGCAGGACTCCAAAGGCACGTTCCACATCTTTCCTTACAGCTTCTTGGGTTTTAGCAAATAATGAATGTTTGTCACTTTGTGGTAGACGGATAGATTGAATAAAAGTCGCCCAGTCAGGATAAATCCCATCAGTGAGATAATAGGCCAAATGGTATGGATGACCATTAACATAGAAGTTGACTTGTGGTGCTATTCCGTTAATAacgtcatcaaaaacaggtgatcGATCAAGAATATTAAGATCGTTCATAGTACCTGGTGCTCCAAAAAACGCGTGTCATATCCAAAGGTCGTAGTCAGCAACCGCCTCCAGCACAATTGTCGGTTTTCCGGTTCCTCGTGAATACATTCCTTTCCAAGCGGCAgggcaattcttccactcccaatgcatacagtcgatgcttccaACCATTCCCGGAAATCCACGTTGTTCCCCAATATAAAGTAGTCTTTGCAGATCCTCCGGAGTAGGAGATCTAAGGTATTCATCACCAAACAAGTGGATGATCGCGTTGGTAAAATGGTGCAAACATTTTCTAGCTGTGGTTTCACCTAGTCGGACATATTCGTCAACGGTGTCAGCCCCACCACCATACGCCAACTGACGAATAGCTGCGGTACATTTTTGGAGCGCGGTTAGGCTAGACCGACCGGTTGCATCTTCTGAAGGTTTAAAATAATCCACTTCTTGCTCGAGACGATGCACAATACGCAAGAACAATGTCTTGTTCATTCGAAACCGTCTCCGAAAAATATTGTGCGGGAATGTGGGAGTCTCGCtaaaataatcattccaaaGCTGGTCCTGGCCTTCTTCCCGGTTTCTCTCAATAAAGATACGTGTTTTTCGCTCTCTCGGTTTGGGAAGAATATCTGGGATTTCTAAGAAagcttcaaaaatattttcaaatggatcatcatcatcgtcatttTGGTTATAATGATAatgtgaagaagaagccattttgaatcaaaaaagaaggcaatgtttttaatataagaaGGAAGCAGAGGAgttgtaattttctttttagtatAAGAAGGAAGTAGAGAAGTTATAATTTTAACGAGAATATCCGTCACATTTATAGGTTCATGAAGTTACAATCTTGTGATTGTCCATTGTTTGTCTTGTGAACATTTCAACTACTTTTTAGTTACACAACGTGTTTGCCTCATGACATTTTCAACAACTTTTTAGGTTCACTTCTTCTGAATTTAAAACGTGCATAGGAGTTTCCATAACCATAACATCACCAACCCGAAGTCATTACAAAGAAGTCATTACTAAAAGTTCATTACAAAGAAGTTTTAGTTAGGAGTTTCCATAACCATAACATCACAAACCCGAAGTCATTACAAAGAAGTTCCCCATAACCATAACACATTAGACAAATACGATGATGAGACCTATGAAAATAAAGACCATAACCATAACCGGAACAAAGTAATCTAAGCTACACTTTGATTTATTCTTGGCCAACTCACACACCATGTTCTCTAATCTAACGAGCTTCTGCTCAGTAGCCTGGTCATTGAATAATGTCATAGAATCTACCTTCTCGGCTAACTGATGTGTGTGTCTATCCCTAGCTCGCATCTCCTCCATTACAGCCTCGTCCCACCATTTCCACACATGACACTCTCCATCGTTTGCATTTCTACATGTGTAGTATCTGCGTCCTGGTTCGATGCTAGACGTTGCTATCTTCGGTTCACTCCCACAGTAGCATATCTGTGGAAATCCGAATTCAACCTCCGGCTGCGGAGGGTACACAAACGCATGGGCTTGGTCACGCTGAATGAGAGCTTCCTGTTGGTGAATGAGAGCTTCGTGTAACTGAGCTTGGTCTTGCTGAATGAGAGCTTCCACTTCATTGTACTCACTGTCCGTCTCAGCCCCACCAAACGTCTCATCCTGTGAAGGTTGTGAATAGCTGTAATCAAGACCCATTTGTAatctgaaaaatacaaaaaattacaaaataaaagttaGAGATGGACATTCATAGTAGCGAAACATACGGGCAAATAAACATCATACAAGCAAGTAAAGAACAAGTTTGCAAGTAAACATAATAGATTCATTGATAAAGGTTTCAGTACAAAGCAACCGGGAGGGCTAAAgctttaaaaacataaacaccGTTcacattaaaaacataaaaacaaactGACAGAAGACACACAAAGGTTGTAGGAGATATTTCTCTAAATATATTTGGCGAGGAGCTTGATTTTGGCTGCTTCTTCAGCCTCAGTGAGTGGTCCGGTTTTTGCTAGGAGAGTGTCTAAGATGGCTAGCTTCTGGAGTTTTTCTTTCCTATCCAAATCCACCTTCCTCAGTTCAAGGACCGTCGTATAGTAATCAACAGACTTCCCATTTGCATTACGTTTAGCTTTTGCAGCCTTTACACCTTCAGGACGTATCTCTTCTTCACCAACACTTGTGGTTGTAGTTTGGGAATCTGATTCAACGGTTTTCCTCTTAGAACTATCAGGAGCTTTAGTGCTGTTGAGGTTGAGCCATTTCTGCTCAAACCTCAACACACACCACGCATGCTCCAGTGTGAATTTGGACCCCTGGTCCGCGAAGAATATTTCATGGGCCACCTTCAGTACATCGTTCTCATGCTGACCACTAGATATCTGTCTCTCAGCAGCCGCAAATGCACCACAAAACTTGGAAGTGTCATTGCTTATTTTGTGCCACCTCTGCTTGTAGTGGACATGCTCGCTGCTTTCAACACTATCTCCACCAGAAAGAGCTGCGAAGAAATAATCTCCAACTCGCTTCCAGAAAGTGCCTGATTTTTGGTTATTCCCTACAATTGAGTCCTTAGAGGTATTTAACCAGGCACTGATAAGCATCTCGTCCTCGGCTGGGGTCCATTTGTGTCTCCTCCCACGCTCTACGGGTGGATGTGCGGGTGGAGTTGGAGCCTCACCCTGTTGAGAACTGAATTGAGGGATCTGTGAAGATCCAGAAGGAAAACTCTCAAAAGGAGAGTTTCCATCATTAACACTATCGTGTTGACTGTAAAGAAGGCCCGTATAACCAGCAGACTGGCTATACGGATTCCTTGGATCCATAGAAAAAAGAAGATAGAAGTGAAAAGAGAATAGAAAAAGGAATGAGACAGAGTTATAccagagaaaagagaaagaagaagatggacATAGAATCGATATTGTGAAAGGAGGATTAAATAGtagaaaatggtaattaaaactACCATAATGAGCTAACTACACAAGTACATCTCAGTAACTTCACATTACACAACCATAATTACCTAAGTACAATTGCATTAACTACCAAAGAAACTAGCCTTGCAAAGAAACTACACGCTTTGGTCACAATGAAAACGGTCTCAACACTACCAAGAAAGTGTGGCCTTGCAAACAAACTATATGCTTTAACTAGTATACAATCTAAAAGTTTTGGTCGCAAACCAAACAGAGAAAGAAAACGCAACCATAATTATCTAAGTATACTACCATAATGAGCTAACTACACAAGTACATCTCAGTAACTTCACATTACACAACCATAATTACCTAAGTACAATTGCATTAACTACCAAAGAAACTAGCCTTGCAAAGAAACTACACGCTTTGGTCACAATGA of the Brassica rapa cultivar Chiifu-401-42 chromosome A03, CAAS_Brap_v3.01, whole genome shotgun sequence genome contains:
- the LOC117132618 gene encoding uncharacterized protein LOC117132618 yields the protein MNKTLFLRIVHRLEQEVDYFKPSEDATGRSSLTALQKCTAAIRQLAYGGGADTVDEYVRLGETTARKCLHHFTNAIIHLFGDEYLRSPTPEDLQRLLYIGEQRGFPGMVGSIDCMHWEWKNCPAAWKGMYSRGTGKPTIVLEAVADYDLWI
- the LOC117132731 gene encoding uncharacterized protein LOC117132731, coding for MGLDYSYSQPSQDETFGGAETDSEYNEVEALIQQDQAQLHEALIHQQEALIQRDQAHAFVYPPQPEVEFGFPQICYCGSEPKIATSSIEPGRRYYTCRNANDGECHVWKWWDEAVMEEMRARDRHTHQLAEKVDSMTLFNDQATEQKLVRLENMVCELAKNKSKCSLDYFVPVMVMVFIFIGLIIVFV
- the LOC117132619 gene encoding glutathione S-transferase T3-like, which codes for MDPRNPYSQSAGYTGLLYSQHDSVNDGNSPFESFPSGSSQIPQFSSQQGEAPTPPAHPPVERGRRHKWTPAEDEMLISAWLNTSKDSIVGNNQKSGTFWKRVGDYFFAALSGGDSVESSEHVHYKQRWHKISNDTSKFCGAFAAAERQISSGQHENDVLKVAHEIFFADQGSKFTLEHAWCVLRFEQKWLNLNSTKAPDSSKRKTVESDSQTTTTSVGEEEIRPEGVKAAKAKRNANGKSVDYYTTVLELRKVDLDRKEKLQKLAILDTLLAKTGPLTEAEEAAKIKLLAKYI